One genomic segment of Elgaria multicarinata webbii isolate HBS135686 ecotype San Diego chromosome 9, rElgMul1.1.pri, whole genome shotgun sequence includes these proteins:
- the SPIC gene encoding transcription factor Spi-C, with the protein MQPPLLVVFIFSYADLKQSFTDQDLLGLALEDALEVLQQHSDGDFNYMPEDYKNCLTYHHHGLQANSSYLAESSTEKTIYNWRHTINTEADLYPDGAIYRTLQPIPESQGMCVTPVQQKGSKGRKKLRLFEYLHESLQNPDMANCIQWIDKPNGIFQFVSKHKEKLAELWGERKGNRKTMTYQKMARALRNYGRTGEIIKIRRKLTYQFGAVILQRLSPAYFLGKDVDQYAQDDQECQYADDWFSYHYYMYDKGHELQQASSNTNPFCYGS; encoded by the exons ATGCAACCCCCACTGCTGGTAGTATTCATATTCTCCTATGCTGACTTAAAGCAG AGTTTTACAGACCAAGACTTGTTAGGACTAGCTCTAGAAGATGCCTTGGAGGTATTACAGCAACATTCTGATGGTGACTTTAATTATATGccag AAGACTATAAAAACTGTTTGACTTACCATCACCATGGTCTCCAAGCCAATTCAAGTTACTTGGCAGAGTCTTCCACCGAAAAAACTATATATAACTGGAGGCATACAATC AATACTGAGGCAGACTTGTATCCGGATGGAGCTATCTACCGTACCTTGCAGCCTATTCCAGAAAGCCAAGGGATGTGTGTTACACCTGTGCAGCAGAAAGGCAGCAAAG GCAGGAAAAAGCTGCGCCTATTTGAATATCTTCATGAATCTCTCCAGAACCCGGACATGGCAAACTGCATCCAGTGGATAGATAAGCCCAATGGCatcttccagtttgtttccaaacaCAAGGAGAAATTGGCAGAACTGTGGGGGGAACGCAAAGGAAACCGGAAGACCATGACTTACCAGAAAATGGCCAGAGCTCTGAGGAATTACGGAAGAACAGGGGAAATAATTAAAATCCGAAGGAAGCTGACCTATCAGTTTGGTGCTGTGATTTTGCAAAGGCTTTCTCCAGCTTACTTTCTGGGGAAAGATGTCGATCAATATGCCCAAGATGATCAAGAGTGCCAGTATGCAGATGATTGGTTTTCTTATCATTATTACATGTATGACAAGGGCCATGAACTTCAGCAGGCAAGCAGCAATACAAATCCATTCTGCTATGGGTCTTAG